A portion of the Diprion similis isolate iyDipSimi1 chromosome 4, iyDipSimi1.1, whole genome shotgun sequence genome contains these proteins:
- the LOC124405623 gene encoding uncharacterized protein LOC124405623 has protein sequence MESLSEESSKSSSMELSRKDIFFMVKDSVKNEQKDVIDVLKDAIFKKTEDVIQVDGDVKSLGLLFANFRSRWKAANRGQEKFLKNNEEWLKGTVRFSKLSNTECTTLTSEEIVKNDEKETRGRPSQSFALSSDRSKRRKTEKVRSSLSTEELTYVAQMSLRSSGQVHAAQVLQDVTLTSPTRNSKYIAAIRSQNEPSTPDEALSLMIEKGESKRSYQLSRNAARAHKCKLYPSYHEVEKTKNRCYPSVVYTSVSESCAQIKLQALLDHTTHRIMQLQADVIDTLNSEILQKLVLHCKWGCDGSSGQSVYKQKFAEDGKSDESIFYTSLVPLQLIYNNHETDEATIVWKNPRPSSPRFCRPIRLQFVHENIQSTLKEVTDIEQQIEGLQPYTTEKNDKSISVTYCMLFTMIDGKVCNAGAVTGTTSAQRCFLCKATSKDFNNIDKIIKMDITTDNLRFGISTLHAWIRFFECCLHLSYKLTTQKWQAREEEVKKIVKTRKEDIQTQFKIKLGLIVDRPKPGYGSSNDGNTARHFFENAATSAEITGVDENMIHRFHVILQVISSGYDIDEEKFKDYYVNTARLFVALYPWYYMPTSVHKVLMHGAEIVKYALLPIGQLSEEAQESRNKDIKNYRLLHSRKCSRESNMRDIFNRLLVTSDPFLSSIRKLPQRAAKSLYKEAREMFKQPKVIRQDSKNDSDLDTMASSLSQTTDGRCRICKKCPSSVMRSVPSIKGVADELKCLKLELVEGIVFQRTPNQHSNLLSDMGSNIVPFRAVCPRTTLPYCSPEPMFRTQRTAWPMLVVGGKCIVIPLVVGEECMGFVMGIAVSLPGQRVEKLFTENRTKSETEAYGQNKI, from the exons ATGGAATCACTTTCTGAAG AGTCTTCCAAATCTTCAAGTATGGAATTGTCaagaaaagatattttttttatggtgaAAGACAGtgtaaaaaacgaacaaaaagaCGTTATTGACGTTTTGAAAGAtgcaattttcaagaaaaccGAAGATGTGATACAAGTAGACGGGGATGTGAAGTCATTAGGACtgttatttgcaaattttcgatCTAGATGGAAAGCAGCAAATAGAGGCCAAGAAAAGtttctaaaaaataatgaagaatGGTTGAAGGGCACCGTACGTTTCTCAAAATTATCCAATACTGAATGCACAACATTAACATCTGAGGAGATTGtgaagaatgatgaaaaagaaacacgtGGGCGACCTTCGCAATCTTTTGCCTTATCCAGCGATAGATCTAAGAGGAGAAAGACTGAAAAAGTACGATCTAGTTTATCTACAGAAGAATTAACGTATGTCGCTCAAATGAGTTTGAGGAGTTCTGGTCAAGTGCATGCTGCTCAAGTTCTTCAAGATGTCACATTAACAAGCCCaacaagaaattcaaaatatatagCTGCTATTCGGTCACAAAATGAACCTTCAACCCCCGACGAAGCACTTTCCTTAATGATCGAGAAAGGAGAATCAAAGCGCTCGTATCAGCTATCAAGGAATGCAGCTAGAGCACATAAATGCAAATTATACCCATCGTATCATgaagtagaaaaaacaaaaaatcgttgTTATCCATCAGTTGTGTACACTAGTGTTAGTGAGTCGTGCGCACAAATAAAACTACAGGCTTTACTTGATCACACCACACATAGAATTATGCAACTTCAGGCTGATGTCATCGATACTCTTAATTCGGAAATTCTGCAAAAATTAGTTCTTCACTGTAAATGGGGGTGTGATGGAAGCAGCGGTCAAAGTGTTTATAAGCAAAAATTTGCTGAGGATGGAAAATCTGATGAAagcattttttatacttctctGGTACCTTTACAATTAATCTACAACAATCACGAAACGGATGAAGCAACTATTGTGTGGAAAAATCCTAGACCTTCATCTCCTCGATTCTGCAGACCAATACGATTGCAGTTTGTACATGAAAATATACAATCAACACTGAAAGAAGTTACCGACATAGAACAGCAGATTGAGGGTCTTCAACCATACActactgaaaaaaatgataaatcaaTTTCAGTAACCTATTGTATGTTATTTACGATGATCGACGGCAAAGTCTGTAACGCTGGCGCTGTAACCGGTACAACTTCTGCACAACGCTGCTTCCTGTGCAAAGCCACTTCTAAAGATTTTAATAACATcgacaaaattataaaaatggaCATTACTACAGATAATTTACGATTTGGCATATCTACATTGCATGCGTGGATTCGTTTTTTCGAGTGCTGTTTGCATTTGTCATATAAGCTCACAACTCAAAAGTGGCAAGCTCGTGAAGAGGAAGTAAAAAAGATTGTGAAAACACGCAAGGAAGACATACAGACTCAATTTAAGATAAAACTGGGGCTCATCGTTGATCGACCAAAGCCAGGATATGGCAGCTCAAACGATGGAAATACAGCCCgccattttttcgaaaatgctGCCACATCTGCTGAAATCACAGGagttgatgaaaatatgattCACCGATTTCATGTTATTTTGCAGGTAATTTCGAGCGGATATGATatagacgaagaaaaattcaaagactaTTATGTAAATACTGCCCGTTTATTCGTTGCTTTATATCCATGGTATTACATGCCAACATCTGTACATAAAGTGTTGATGCACGGAgcagaaattgtaaaatatgccCTTTTACCGATAGGACAACTTTCTGAAGAGGCCCAAGAGTCACGCAATAAGGACATTAAGAACTACAGATTACTTCATTCAAGAAAATGCTCTAGAGAATCGAATATGAGAGACATTTTCAATAGGCTTCTCGTAACATCAGATCCATTTCTCTCAAGCATCAGGAAATTGCCCCAGAGAGCGGCGAAATCTCTATATAAAGAAGCTAGAGAGATGTTTAAACAACCTAAAGTCATCAGACAAGATTCAAAGAACGATTCCGATTTAGATACGA TGGCGTCCTCGCTGAGCCAAACTACAGATGGAAGGTGtcgaatttgcaaaaaatgccCCAGTTCAGTTATGCGGAGTGTGCCTTCGATCAAAGGAGTCGCGGACGAGCTGAAGTGTCTCAAACTCGAACTTGTTGAAGGAATAG TTTTTCAACGCACTCCTAATCAGCATAG CAACCTTTTGTCGGACATGGGGAGTAATATTGT